One window of the Leucobacter komagatae genome contains the following:
- a CDS encoding MDR family MFS transporter produces MSQSTHENAQPVAAPAAQGGRGTALIWILLAGAFVMVLNETVMGVALPPLMREFGVSASAGQWLTTAYMLVMAVVIPMSGFLLQRFTPRAIFVAALGLFTLGTAAAAFAPVFGMLVFARIAQAAGTAIIMPLLSTTILTRIPEERRGRMMGLIAIVMSAAPALGPTFSGMLITALGWRAVFLSVLPIAVVVLVVGGLLIGKGEKGAPVKFDVLSALLSVVAFGGLVYGLGSLGQAVDGGAPVPPAIPIVLGAVGLVLFIWRQLALQRRGAAFLDLRPFRERPFWVGIVLISVVMLSMFGSLILLPIYMQNVLGLTPLAAGLAVLPGGLLMGVAAPFVGALFDKVGARPLVIPGAFVVSAALVLFMQLGASSPVWLVVVAMLVLNLGIALMMTPLMTSSLGSLAPELYSHGSAIFSTVQQLAGAVGTAMFVTLMAVGTSNAAVAGAEAAAATAQGIHVAFIVAAASSVLAVVLAFFVPKKRPATVAG; encoded by the coding sequence TTGAGTCAAAGCACACACGAAAACGCGCAGCCCGTCGCGGCGCCGGCAGCGCAGGGTGGGCGCGGAACTGCGCTGATCTGGATCCTGCTCGCCGGCGCGTTCGTCATGGTGCTCAACGAGACCGTGATGGGCGTCGCCCTGCCGCCGCTCATGCGCGAGTTCGGCGTGAGCGCCTCCGCCGGGCAGTGGCTCACTACGGCCTACATGCTCGTGATGGCGGTCGTCATTCCGATGTCTGGGTTCCTGCTGCAGCGCTTCACGCCGCGCGCGATCTTTGTTGCGGCGCTCGGACTCTTCACACTCGGCACCGCGGCCGCGGCCTTCGCGCCGGTGTTCGGCATGCTCGTGTTCGCGCGCATCGCGCAGGCCGCGGGCACCGCGATCATCATGCCCTTGCTGTCGACGACGATTCTCACCCGCATTCCGGAGGAGCGGCGTGGGCGCATGATGGGGCTCATCGCAATCGTCATGTCGGCGGCGCCGGCGCTCGGCCCGACCTTCTCGGGCATGCTTATCACTGCGCTCGGCTGGCGCGCGGTCTTCCTTTCGGTGCTGCCGATTGCTGTCGTGGTGCTCGTCGTCGGAGGGCTTCTCATCGGGAAGGGGGAGAAGGGCGCCCCCGTGAAGTTCGACGTGCTCTCGGCGCTGCTCTCCGTCGTCGCGTTCGGTGGCCTGGTGTACGGGCTTGGCAGCCTCGGGCAGGCGGTTGACGGTGGGGCGCCCGTGCCGCCCGCGATCCCGATCGTGCTGGGCGCTGTCGGTCTCGTGCTCTTCATCTGGCGGCAGCTCGCGCTGCAGCGCCGCGGCGCTGCGTTCCTCGACCTGCGCCCGTTCCGAGAGCGCCCATTCTGGGTGGGCATCGTGCTCATCTCGGTCGTGATGCTGTCGATGTTCGGCTCGCTCATCCTGCTGCCGATCTACATGCAGAACGTGCTCGGACTCACCCCGCTCGCGGCCGGCCTCGCGGTACTGCCAGGCGGGTTGCTCATGGGCGTCGCGGCGCCGTTCGTCGGCGCGCTGTTCGACAAGGTGGGGGCGCGGCCGCTCGTCATCCCCGGGGCGTTCGTCGTGTCGGCCGCGCTCGTGCTGTTCATGCAGCTCGGGGCGTCGAGCCCCGTGTGGCTCGTCGTCGTCGCGATGCTCGTGCTGAACCTCGGCATCGCCCTCATGATGACGCCGCTCATGACCTCGTCGCTCGGGTCGCTCGCGCCCGAGCTCTACAGCCACGGCAGCGCGATCTTCTCGACGGTGCAGCAGCTCGCGGGCGCGGTCGGAACCGCGATGTTCGTGACGCTTATGGCGGTCGGCACATCAAACGCTGCGGTGGCCGGGGCTGAGGCCGCTGCTGCGACGGCGCAGGGCATCCATGTGGCGTTCATTGTTGCAGCGGCGAGCTCGGTGCTCGCGGTCGTGCTCGCGTTCTTCGTGCCGAAGAAGCGCCCCGCCACTGTGGCGGGGTAG
- a CDS encoding ABC transporter ATP-binding protein has protein sequence MNAQAAAIETVAGVANLGKYYGAGEQRVVALHDVSVGVGRGQFTAIMGPSGSGKSTLMHVMAGLDTPSAGQVWLGGDEISGLGDAELTKLRRRRIGFIFQAFNLVPTLDVRGNIMLPFQLDGKKPSLQEMAWIDALLNQLGLASRLDHRPHELSGGQQQRVAIARALATKPDVIFADEPTGALDSRTGREVLKLLRSAVTNSGQSIVMVTHDPIAASYADRIVFLGDGQIVADRGPMTAEEISATMLNLEGHAA, from the coding sequence ATGAATGCACAAGCAGCAGCAATTGAGACCGTCGCTGGGGTCGCAAACCTCGGCAAGTACTACGGGGCGGGCGAGCAGCGGGTCGTCGCGCTGCACGACGTCTCCGTTGGCGTCGGCCGCGGCCAGTTCACCGCAATCATGGGCCCGTCGGGCTCGGGCAAGTCGACGCTCATGCACGTCATGGCAGGCCTCGACACCCCCAGCGCAGGCCAGGTGTGGCTCGGCGGCGACGAGATCTCTGGCCTCGGCGACGCCGAGCTCACGAAGCTGCGCCGCCGCCGCATCGGATTCATCTTCCAGGCCTTCAACCTCGTGCCGACGCTCGACGTGCGCGGCAACATCATGCTGCCGTTCCAGCTCGACGGCAAGAAGCCGAGCCTGCAGGAGATGGCGTGGATCGACGCCCTCTTGAACCAGCTCGGCCTCGCGAGTCGCCTCGACCACCGCCCGCACGAGCTCTCGGGCGGCCAGCAGCAGCGCGTCGCGATCGCCCGCGCCCTCGCGACGAAGCCCGACGTCATCTTCGCGGATGAGCCGACGGGCGCCCTCGACTCCCGCACCGGGCGTGAGGTGCTGAAGCTGCTGCGCTCGGCCGTGACAAACTCGGGCCAGAGCATCGTCATGGTCACGCACGACCCGATCGCGGCGAGCTACGCCGATCGCATCGTGTTCCTCGGCGATGGCCAAATCGTCGCCGACCGCGGCCCGATGACGGCGGAAGAGATCTCGGCGACCATGCTGAACCTTGAAGGGCACGCAGCATGA
- a CDS encoding AraC family transcriptional regulator: MRNVSLAALDSSALSVLPIATDYPPGHLLDWHEHRRAQLLYAATGTMLVETADGAWTVPGERAVLIPPRTQHRVRMLDVQTNSLYIEPGAVPWWPETCRAVDVPPLLRELLRAAADLGRPAVVHGGDASGADGPRARAMLDLILIELERVREAPLHLPIPAEPPFAELCRRYIAVPDAGVTNAEWAADASMGERTLGREFREATGMSPAAWRARARLLVAIPLLRHRTVTEVSGELGYASPAAFSFAFTRAFGEAPSTLRAD; this comes from the coding sequence ATGCGCAACGTCTCCCTCGCGGCGCTCGACAGCTCGGCCCTCTCGGTGCTGCCGATCGCGACCGACTACCCGCCGGGGCACCTGCTCGACTGGCACGAGCACAGGCGCGCGCAGTTGCTCTACGCCGCCACCGGCACCATGCTCGTCGAGACCGCCGACGGCGCCTGGACCGTGCCGGGGGAGCGGGCTGTGCTCATCCCGCCGCGAACGCAGCACCGCGTGCGCATGCTCGACGTGCAAACGAACAGCCTCTACATTGAGCCCGGTGCCGTGCCCTGGTGGCCCGAGACGTGCCGGGCGGTCGACGTGCCCCCGCTGCTGCGTGAGCTGCTGCGCGCCGCCGCCGACCTCGGCAGGCCCGCGGTTGTTCATGGGGGCGACGCGTCGGGCGCCGATGGGCCGCGTGCTCGGGCGATGCTCGACCTGATCCTCATCGAGCTCGAGCGTGTGCGTGAGGCTCCGCTCCACCTGCCGATTCCTGCCGAGCCGCCGTTCGCCGAGCTCTGCCGGCGGTACATTGCAGTGCCCGACGCCGGTGTCACGAACGCGGAGTGGGCGGCCGACGCGAGCATGGGCGAGCGTACGCTTGGCCGTGAGTTTCGGGAGGCTACGGGGATGAGCCCGGCCGCCTGGCGGGCGCGGGCGCGGTTGCTCGTGGCGATCCCGTTGCTGCGCCACCGCACCGTCACTGAGGTGTCGGGTGAGCTGGGCTACGCCTCGCCCGCGGCCTTCTCGTTCGCGTTTACGAGAGCCTTTGGCGAAGCCCCGTCGACGCTGCGCGCCGACTAG
- a CDS encoding ABC transporter permease, whose protein sequence is MSAAQGSALREHAATVVVSGLSTLFAVALILTTGVMGAALDPELIEGSGTFRMTLLMVSAIFIIIALYVGAIVTANTFATIIAGRTRTIALYRLIGSTSARIRSRVAGEGLLMGAIGAAIGFVLAEALIAGVVHFGAGWGWLPEGPNYPLFDPLAILAVAVVTLTTWAAAWAGSRRVGSVSPIAATGASVELRPEESRGRRARTVWAWILIVIGAALLAGGIALSVLTPMALMVSFFGGLFSFTGIAVGAHFIMPPVLGLTGKLIDRGPTGSLAAANAVRFPERSARSTIGLVIGVTLVIMFAVALESYRSMTLAAFDNDPAMAAILNETLAVTTAIFTGLVGFSAIIAAVGMVNTLSLSVLQRTRELGLLRALGFTGSQVRRMVVAESAQMTLAALGFGIVLGVFYGWVAAQSLLGSQIGFAAPGVPWLVIAGVALFGVALALVAAAAPARRAVRVSPVTALSVA, encoded by the coding sequence ATGAGCGCCGCGCAGGGATCCGCGCTGCGCGAGCACGCCGCAACCGTCGTCGTCTCGGGTCTGAGCACGCTGTTTGCCGTCGCCCTCATCCTCACCACGGGAGTGATGGGCGCCGCCCTCGACCCCGAACTCATCGAGGGCTCTGGCACGTTCCGTATGACCTTGCTCATGGTGTCGGCGATCTTCATCATCATCGCGCTGTACGTTGGCGCGATCGTCACCGCGAACACGTTCGCGACGATCATTGCGGGGCGCACCCGCACGATCGCGCTGTACCGCCTCATCGGGTCGACGTCGGCGCGGATCCGCTCACGCGTCGCCGGTGAGGGCCTCCTCATGGGGGCGATCGGCGCGGCCATCGGTTTCGTGCTCGCCGAGGCCCTCATCGCGGGTGTCGTGCACTTCGGCGCGGGCTGGGGCTGGCTCCCTGAGGGGCCGAACTACCCGCTGTTCGACCCGCTCGCGATCCTCGCCGTCGCGGTCGTGACGCTCACGACATGGGCCGCGGCGTGGGCGGGATCCCGCCGCGTCGGGTCGGTGTCGCCGATCGCGGCGACGGGCGCCTCGGTCGAGCTGCGCCCGGAGGAATCGCGCGGCAGGCGTGCAAGGACGGTGTGGGCCTGGATCCTGATCGTGATCGGCGCCGCGCTGCTCGCCGGTGGCATCGCGCTCAGCGTGCTCACCCCGATGGCGCTCATGGTGTCGTTCTTCGGCGGGCTGTTCTCGTTCACGGGCATCGCGGTCGGCGCCCACTTCATCATGCCGCCCGTGCTGGGGCTCACCGGCAAGCTCATCGACCGCGGCCCGACCGGCTCGCTCGCCGCGGCGAACGCCGTGCGGTTCCCCGAGCGCAGCGCGCGCTCGACGATCGGCCTCGTGATCGGCGTCACCCTCGTCATCATGTTTGCTGTCGCGCTCGAGAGCTATCGGTCGATGACGCTCGCCGCGTTCGACAACGACCCGGCCATGGCGGCGATCTTGAACGAGACGCTCGCCGTGACGACCGCGATCTTCACAGGCCTCGTCGGTTTCTCGGCGATCATCGCCGCGGTCGGCATGGTGAACACGCTGTCGCTCAGCGTGCTGCAGCGCACTCGCGAACTCGGGCTGCTGCGCGCGCTCGGGTTCACCGGGTCGCAGGTGCGGCGCATGGTCGTCGCGGAGAGCGCGCAGATGACGCTCGCGGCGCTCGGGTTCGGGATCGTGCTCGGCGTGTTCTACGGCTGGGTGGCCGCGCAGTCGCTGCTCGGTTCACAGATCGGGTTCGCGGCGCCGGGGGTGCCGTGGCTCGTGATCGCCGGCGTCGCGCTCTTCGGCGTCGCGCTCGCCCTGGTCGCTGCCGCCGCCCCCGCGCGGCGTGCGGTGCGGGTATCGCCGGTCACCGCGCTCTCCGTCGCGTAG
- a CDS encoding leucyl aminopeptidase family protein produces the protein MSVVIDPSFDPVPSLAQTTDVVIGSGADVTAAPVRACLIAAEGDLPSCDHLEGQTRESLAAAGFTGKAGQTLRLPGQTLCVLVGTGKGITSAAELRNAVASFTRAASESDALALDLTEVISDELSARDAALAATEGAVLARYRFEALKGEAKNVALKTLTLGVADADQAAAKEGVARGLVLARAASISRDLGNTPPRHLTAEKFADIAAKLGPEFGLEVEIFDRDALIELGTGGLLGVNAGSVDEPRMIKLRYTPEGANANTPHLGLVGKGIMFDSGGVSLKPPTSMGDMKMDMMGAGAVFSAMLGLRELGVTNKVTGWLMCTDNMLSGTATKIGDVLTIRGGKTIEVKNSDAEGRIVMADGLVLATEEADRPDAIVDIATLTGNAMAALGLRTAATFANNDEVAAQLAAAADLTDERVWQMPLDHRYADQMKSNVADLSNIGGPYGGAILAALFLNEFVADVPWGHIDIAPTMEVASDDLWRSTGSTGFGARLLTELAAAFTAPAATDAPQSSEMN, from the coding sequence ATGAGTGTAGTGATTGACCCATCCTTCGATCCTGTCCCTTCGCTCGCGCAGACAACTGACGTTGTCATCGGCTCCGGCGCCGATGTCACCGCAGCGCCCGTCCGCGCGTGCCTGATCGCCGCCGAGGGGGATCTGCCATCATGTGATCACCTCGAAGGCCAGACCCGCGAGTCGCTTGCGGCCGCCGGATTCACCGGGAAGGCCGGCCAGACGCTGCGCCTCCCCGGCCAGACGCTCTGCGTGCTCGTCGGCACCGGCAAGGGCATCACCTCGGCTGCTGAGCTCCGCAACGCGGTCGCTTCCTTCACCCGCGCTGCGAGCGAGTCGGACGCCCTCGCTCTCGACCTCACCGAAGTGATCTCCGACGAGCTGAGCGCGCGCGACGCCGCGCTCGCCGCAACCGAGGGCGCCGTGCTCGCGCGCTACCGGTTTGAGGCGCTGAAGGGCGAGGCGAAGAACGTCGCGCTGAAGACGCTGACGCTCGGCGTCGCCGACGCAGACCAGGCTGCAGCCAAGGAGGGCGTCGCTCGCGGGCTCGTGCTCGCACGCGCGGCCTCGATCTCGCGCGACCTCGGCAACACCCCGCCGCGTCATCTCACCGCTGAGAAGTTCGCTGACATCGCCGCGAAGCTCGGCCCGGAGTTCGGCCTCGAGGTTGAGATCTTCGACCGTGACGCGCTCATCGAGCTCGGCACCGGCGGTCTGCTCGGCGTCAATGCTGGCTCCGTCGACGAGCCCCGCATGATCAAGCTGCGTTACACGCCCGAGGGCGCGAACGCGAACACCCCGCACCTTGGCCTCGTTGGCAAGGGCATCATGTTCGACTCGGGCGGCGTGAGCCTGAAGCCCCCGACGTCGATGGGTGACATGAAGATGGACATGATGGGTGCGGGCGCCGTCTTCTCGGCGATGCTCGGCCTGCGCGAGCTCGGCGTGACGAACAAGGTCACCGGCTGGCTCATGTGCACCGACAACATGCTCTCGGGCACCGCGACGAAGATCGGCGACGTGCTCACGATCCGTGGTGGCAAGACCATCGAGGTGAAGAACTCGGACGCCGAGGGCCGCATCGTCATGGCGGACGGCCTCGTGCTCGCAACTGAGGAAGCCGATCGCCCCGACGCGATTGTCGACATTGCGACCCTTACCGGCAACGCGATGGCGGCGCTTGGGCTCCGCACGGCAGCGACCTTCGCGAACAACGATGAGGTCGCGGCGCAGCTTGCGGCGGCGGCTGACCTCACCGACGAGCGCGTCTGGCAGATGCCGCTCGATCACCGCTACGCCGACCAGATGAAGTCGAACGTCGCCGACCTGTCGAACATCGGCGGCCCGTACGGCGGTGCGATCCTCGCAGCCCTGTTCCTCAACGAGTTCGTCGCTGACGTGCCGTGGGGCCACATCGACATCGCCCCGACGATGGAGGTCGCGAGCGACGACCTGTGGCGCTCGACAGGCTCGACCGGTTTCGGCGCGCGCCTGCTCACCGAGCTCGCCGCAGCGTTCACGGCTCCCGCCGCGACAGACGCACCGCAGTCAAGCGAGATGAACTAG
- a CDS encoding TetR/AcrR family transcriptional regulator has translation MPKPTLRELSRQASRQRIADVALELFFERGYDATTVEEIATAAGMSERTFFRYFATKDEAFFSTAAEDTAAVVEMVLSRPVSEAPWDALQYAVEQKLNELDQEAEYERSRRYQAILAGSSDLTAHQYARMSESQDRVGEALWSRWAAAQDRVISEAEEADMRLVLRALVGSMLGVLSEVLMRSEDRTPEARMALVRATLDAIRPGRLDIGGAPR, from the coding sequence ATGCCGAAGCCAACGCTCCGCGAGCTCTCTCGCCAGGCCTCCCGCCAGCGGATCGCCGACGTCGCCCTCGAGCTGTTCTTCGAGCGCGGCTACGACGCAACGACGGTGGAAGAGATCGCCACGGCGGCTGGGATGTCCGAGCGCACGTTCTTCCGCTACTTCGCTACGAAGGACGAGGCGTTCTTCTCGACTGCGGCCGAAGACACCGCCGCCGTTGTCGAGATGGTACTGTCGCGCCCGGTATCCGAGGCGCCGTGGGATGCGCTCCAGTACGCGGTCGAGCAGAAACTCAACGAGCTGGATCAGGAGGCGGAGTACGAGCGGAGCCGCCGCTACCAGGCGATCCTTGCGGGCTCCTCAGATCTCACCGCGCACCAGTACGCGCGCATGTCGGAGTCGCAAGATCGGGTTGGCGAGGCGCTGTGGTCGCGCTGGGCAGCGGCGCAGGATCGCGTGATCAGCGAGGCGGAAGAGGCCGACATGCGCCTGGTGCTGCGGGCGCTCGTGGGCTCGATGCTCGGCGTCCTCTCCGAGGTGCTCATGCGCTCGGAAGACCGCACGCCCGAAGCTCGCATGGCGCTCGTGCGCGCGACGCTCGACGCCATCAGGCCCGGGCGCTTAGACATTGGCGGCGCGCCCCGCTAG